The Flaviramulus sp. BrNp1-15 genome has a window encoding:
- a CDS encoding rhamnogalacturonan acetylesterase: protein MRIKSILVIILLWSFNTHAQKPTIYLIGDSTMSNKKNPQENPEHGWGQVLPQFFNNDIIIDNRAVNGRSTRSFINEGRWDSIQKNLKQGDFVFIQFGHNDQKEKDPNRYTNPHTAYRNNLIRFIQESREKKAIPVLFSSIVRRNFNESGTLIDTHGDYPMEVRLVAMQYNVPFIDLQYLTEQLEESYGVEASKKLHLHFEAGEHPYYQDGKHDDTHLSKLGATKVAQLVVNQLKEEVPSLIEFIKQEL, encoded by the coding sequence ATGAGAATAAAAAGCATTTTAGTTATTATACTTCTTTGGAGCTTCAATACTCATGCTCAAAAACCAACAATTTATTTAATTGGAGATTCAACAATGTCCAATAAAAAAAATCCTCAAGAAAATCCAGAACATGGTTGGGGGCAAGTTTTACCACAATTTTTTAATAATGATATCATTATTGATAACAGAGCTGTTAATGGTCGAAGCACAAGAAGTTTTATAAATGAAGGACGATGGGATTCTATACAAAAAAATCTTAAACAAGGTGATTTTGTATTTATTCAATTTGGACATAACGACCAAAAAGAAAAAGATCCAAACCGATATACAAATCCACATACTGCTTATCGAAATAATCTAATTCGTTTTATACAAGAAAGTAGAGAAAAAAAAGCCATTCCAGTGTTGTTTTCATCTATAGTAAGGCGCAATTTTAATGAGTCAGGTACACTTATCGATACCCATGGCGATTACCCTATGGAGGTAAGACTTGTAGCGATGCAGTACAATGTACCTTTTATAGATCTTCAGTATTTAACAGAGCAATTAGAAGAATCTTATGGTGTTGAAGCCTCTAAAAAACTGCACTTACATTTTGAAGCAGGCGAGCATCCTTATTATCAAGATGGTAAGCATGATGATACTCATCTTTCAAAATTAGGAGCAACTAAAGTGGCGCAACTTGTAGTAAATCAATTAAAAGAAGAAGTTCCCAGTTTAATAGAATTTATAAAACAGGAATTATGA
- a CDS encoding Gfo/Idh/MocA family protein, with translation MNLKNKTTRRDFVKKTGVTIAGSMIVYPVFADILNSTTKKKKVALVGTGIRGISFFGKFLNDEYSDVIEFVGLCDINPGRVAYAKKHIGVNCPTYTNFDEMLQKADIDILMVTTVDSTHDEFIIKGLEKGIDVVTEKPMTTDEVKCQNIIDAQRKSKGKLIMAFNYRYGKVFTKLKEIIESKEIGELVSIDLNWYLNTYHGASYFRRWHGLREKSGTLLLHKSAHHFDLLNWFIGSDPVEVHAFGALEKYGKNNAFRGTNCRSCEHKNDCEFYWDITKNETYMKLYAENEKYDGYIRDNCLWRDEIDIFDKMAVQVKYANNVQVSYSLTTYSPFEGFRFAFNGKDGRLETHEGIPWRDSVQEDQSKIHDKEMDHSTHSKAELKYHEIVTQRNFEEYKREEFPFVRKGHWGGDKLMFDEIFRGKNDKLLNHAANVRDGSLAVLIGIAARKSIDEGRPIKISELTDLVPRINKWG, from the coding sequence ATGAATTTAAAAAATAAAACCACTCGTAGAGATTTTGTGAAAAAAACAGGTGTTACCATTGCAGGGTCAATGATTGTTTATCCTGTATTTGCAGATATTTTAAATTCAACAACAAAAAAGAAAAAAGTAGCTTTAGTTGGAACTGGTATTAGAGGAATTTCATTTTTTGGAAAATTTTTGAATGATGAATATTCTGATGTGATAGAATTTGTTGGTTTGTGTGATATAAACCCAGGAAGAGTAGCTTACGCCAAAAAACATATAGGAGTAAATTGTCCTACATACACCAACTTTGATGAGATGTTGCAAAAAGCCGATATAGATATTTTAATGGTAACAACTGTCGATTCAACTCATGATGAATTTATTATTAAAGGTTTAGAAAAAGGTATTGATGTTGTTACCGAAAAACCAATGACTACAGATGAAGTAAAATGCCAAAACATTATCGATGCACAACGAAAGTCTAAAGGGAAATTAATCATGGCTTTCAATTATCGCTACGGTAAGGTGTTTACCAAATTAAAAGAAATAATAGAATCTAAAGAAATAGGCGAGTTGGTTTCCATAGACCTAAATTGGTATTTAAATACTTATCATGGAGCTTCATACTTTAGGCGCTGGCATGGTTTAAGAGAAAAAAGTGGTACGCTTCTTTTACATAAATCTGCACATCATTTCGATTTACTAAACTGGTTTATAGGATCAGATCCTGTAGAAGTTCATGCCTTTGGAGCTCTTGAGAAATATGGAAAAAATAATGCTTTTCGAGGTACAAATTGCAGGTCCTGTGAGCATAAGAATGATTGTGAGTTTTATTGGGATATCACTAAAAATGAAACCTACATGAAACTCTATGCAGAAAATGAAAAATATGATGGTTATATAAGAGATAATTGCTTGTGGAGAGACGAAATAGATATTTTCGATAAAATGGCTGTTCAAGTTAAATATGCTAATAATGTACAAGTAAGTTATTCATTAACTACATATTCACCTTTTGAAGGGTTTAGGTTTGCCTTTAATGGAAAAGATGGCAGGTTGGAAACGCATGAAGGTATTCCGTGGCGAGATAGTGTGCAAGAAGATCAATCTAAAATTCACGATAAAGAAATGGATCATTCTACACACTCAAAAGCAGAACTAAAATATCATGAAATAGTCACCCAACGTAATTTTGAAGAATATAAAAGAGAGGAGTTTCCATTTGTACGTAAAGGGCATTGGGGAGGTGATAAGCTAATGTTTGATGAAATTTTTAGAGGAAAAAATGACAAGTTATTAAATCACGCTGCAAATGTTAGAGATGGTTCTTTGGCAGTATTAATTGGTATAGCTGCCCGAAAAAGTATTGATGAAGGTAGACCAATCAAAATTTCAGAACTTACAGATTTAGTTCCAAGAATAAACAAATGGGGATAA